TGTCGTGGCCCGTCCGCCGACGCCAGTCGGGGGCGGAGGCGGCGACCAGCGCATCGACCGCGTCGCGCGCGGCGCCGGCGGTCACGGCATCCGCCGAGCGGGTGTGCACGCCGAACCCGTACTCCTTCGGCTCGATCCAGACGCCCGCCATTCCGGCGGCCGCGGCCTCGGCTTCGCGGAGCAGCCGGTCGCGCAGCGCGCGATCGTCGGCGTCGTCGGGGGTCGCCTCGACTCCCGTCCCGGGCACCCAGAACTGCGCTCCGTGCGACCCGGCCAGCCAGAGCGGCGACTCGTCGGCATGCTCCGCGATCTCGCGCAGGTGCCCGAGCGACCGGCCCGACACCAGGGCGACCACCGTCCGCGGCAACGTGGCGAGCTCGTCGACGACGGTCCGCGCGTCAGCCGTCATGCGCGCCGACATCGGCTGATCGACCAGCGGCGACAGCGTGCCGTCGAAATCGAGCGCGACGAGCAGGGTGTCGGTGGTGGCGACCGCCTCGACGGCGGCGTCCGCGGCGGTCACTCGGCCTCCCCCTCGTCGTCTCCGTCGGCGCCGGCGGCATCCACCTCGGCGGCCG
The DNA window shown above is from Microbacterium proteolyticum and carries:
- the otsB gene encoding trehalose-phosphatase; this translates as MTAADAAVEAVATTDTLLVALDFDGTLSPLVDQPMSARMTADARTVVDELATLPRTVVALVSGRSLGHLREIAEHADESPLWLAGSHGAQFWVPGTGVEATPDDADDRALRDRLLREAEAAAAGMAGVWIEPKEYGFGVHTRSADAVTAGAARDAVDALVAASAPDWRRRTGHDILEFAFRHEGKDSAVAHLRERVGASAVLFAGDDVTDEDALHALGPGDLGVRVGGGATAATLRVDDIDAFVAVLQDVARLRRAHTD